One region of Xylanimonas ulmi genomic DNA includes:
- the argG gene encoding argininosuccinate synthase, translating to MSKVLTSLPAGERVGIAFSGGLDTSVAVAWMRENGAIPFTYTADIGQYDEPDIASVPGRASAYGAEGARLVDCRAALVEEGLAALTCGAFHIRSGGRSYFNTTPLGRAVTGTLLVRAMLEDDVQIWGDGSTYKGNDIERFYRYGLLANPNLRIYKPWLDAQFVTELGGRKEMSEWLAAHDLPYRDSTEKAYSTDANIWGATHEAKTLEQLDTGLETVEPIMGVRFWDESVEIAPETVTIGFEQGRPVTLNGQTFATAVDLVLEANAIGGRHGLGMSDQIENRIIEAKSRGIYEAPGMALLFIAYERLVNAIHNEDTLANYHNEGRRLGRLMYEGRWLDPQSLMLRESLQRWVGTAVTGEVTLRLRRGEDYSILDTSGPAFSYHPDKLSMERVADSAFGPTDRIGQLTMRNLDIADSRAKLEQYAALGLVGGAHAALIGAGETTPLLGELELEEGGAQAIASRGQAPEGEQLLDAAAMEFGTD from the coding sequence GTGTCCAAGGTTCTCACGTCACTTCCGGCCGGCGAGCGCGTCGGCATCGCGTTCTCGGGTGGTCTCGACACCTCTGTCGCCGTCGCGTGGATGCGCGAGAACGGGGCGATCCCGTTCACCTACACCGCCGACATCGGTCAGTACGACGAGCCCGACATCGCCTCGGTGCCCGGCCGCGCCTCGGCGTACGGCGCCGAGGGGGCGCGTCTGGTCGACTGCCGCGCGGCGCTCGTCGAGGAGGGCCTGGCGGCTCTGACGTGCGGCGCGTTCCACATCCGCTCGGGCGGCCGCTCCTACTTCAACACCACGCCGCTGGGCCGGGCCGTGACCGGCACGCTGCTGGTGCGCGCCATGCTTGAGGACGACGTGCAGATCTGGGGCGACGGCTCCACCTACAAGGGCAACGACATCGAGCGGTTCTACCGCTACGGCCTGCTGGCCAACCCAAACCTGCGCATCTACAAGCCGTGGCTCGACGCCCAGTTCGTCACCGAGCTCGGCGGGCGCAAAGAGATGAGCGAGTGGCTCGCGGCGCACGACCTGCCCTACCGCGACTCGACCGAGAAGGCGTACTCGACCGACGCGAACATCTGGGGCGCCACGCACGAGGCCAAGACCCTCGAGCAGCTCGACACCGGCCTGGAGACGGTCGAGCCCATCATGGGTGTGCGGTTCTGGGACGAGTCGGTCGAGATCGCCCCCGAGACCGTCACGATCGGGTTCGAGCAGGGCCGCCCGGTCACCCTCAACGGCCAGACGTTCGCGACCGCCGTCGACCTGGTGCTGGAGGCCAACGCCATCGGCGGGCGCCACGGCCTGGGCATGAGCGACCAGATCGAGAACCGCATCATCGAGGCCAAATCGCGCGGCATCTACGAGGCCCCGGGCATGGCGCTGCTGTTCATCGCCTACGAGCGCCTGGTCAACGCGATCCACAACGAGGACACGCTCGCCAACTACCACAACGAGGGCCGGCGCCTGGGCCGCCTCATGTATGAGGGGCGCTGGCTCGACCCGCAGTCGCTCATGCTGCGCGAGTCGCTGCAGCGGTGGGTCGGCACGGCCGTGACCGGCGAGGTCACGCTGCGCCTGCGCCGCGGCGAGGACTACTCGATCCTCGACACCTCAGGTCCCGCGTTCAGCTACCACCCCGACAAGCTGTCGATGGAGCGCGTCGCCGACTCGGCGTTCGGGCCCACCGACCGCATCGGGCAGCTCACCATGCGCAACCTCGACATCGCCGACTCGCGCGCCAAGCTCGAGCAGTACGCCGCCCTCGGCCTGGTGGGCGGCGCGCACGCCGCGCTCATCGGCGCCGGTGAGACGACGCCGCTGCTGGGCGAGCTCGAGCTGGAGGAGGGCGGCGCCCAGGCGATCGCCTCACGCGGCCAGGCGCCCGAGGGCGAGCAGCTCCTGGACGCCGCGGCCATGGAGTTCGGCACCGACTGA
- the ald gene encoding alanine dehydrogenase, whose protein sequence is MHVAVPKEVKNHEYRVAVTPAGAHELVSHGHTVHVEAGAGVGSAIPDEEYAAAGAVIEPDATATWAAGDLILKVKEPVPTEYGHLRAGQVLFTYLHLAADRTLTLALLERDVTAVAYETVQTPDGGLPLLAPMSEVAGRLAPQVGSAALLKAAGGRGTLLGGVPGVSPAHVVIIGAGVSGMNAARVATGMGARVTLLDRSMRALAAADDVFLGRVQTLASSAWEVERAVLDADLVIGAVLVAGAKAPVLVSNDLVSRMRPGSALVDISIDQGGCFEDSRPTTHAEPTYRVHDSTFYAVANMPGAVPHTSTRALTNVTLPYAVELANLGWQEALRADATLAKGLNTHAGAVTHPGVAQAHGLALADIGL, encoded by the coding sequence ATGCACGTCGCCGTACCGAAGGAAGTCAAGAACCACGAGTACCGCGTCGCGGTGACGCCCGCCGGTGCGCACGAGCTGGTCAGCCACGGCCACACCGTCCACGTCGAGGCCGGCGCCGGCGTGGGCTCCGCCATCCCCGACGAGGAGTACGCGGCCGCCGGCGCTGTCATCGAGCCCGACGCCACGGCCACCTGGGCCGCGGGCGACCTGATCCTCAAGGTCAAGGAGCCGGTGCCCACCGAGTACGGCCACCTGCGCGCCGGGCAGGTGCTGTTCACCTACCTGCACCTGGCCGCCGACCGCACACTCACGCTCGCGCTGCTCGAACGCGACGTCACCGCCGTCGCCTACGAGACCGTGCAGACGCCCGACGGCGGCCTGCCGCTGCTGGCCCCCATGTCCGAGGTCGCCGGACGGCTCGCCCCGCAGGTCGGCTCGGCCGCACTGCTCAAGGCCGCAGGCGGGCGCGGCACCCTGCTCGGCGGAGTGCCCGGCGTCTCCCCCGCCCACGTCGTCATCATCGGCGCCGGCGTCTCCGGGATGAACGCCGCACGCGTCGCGACCGGCATGGGCGCGCGCGTCACACTGCTCGACCGCAGCATGCGGGCGCTCGCGGCCGCCGACGACGTCTTCCTCGGGCGCGTCCAGACGCTCGCGTCCAGCGCGTGGGAGGTCGAGCGGGCCGTGCTCGACGCCGACCTGGTGATCGGCGCCGTGCTGGTCGCCGGCGCCAAGGCGCCCGTCTTGGTGTCCAACGACCTGGTCTCGCGGATGCGGCCCGGATCGGCGCTCGTCGACATCTCGATCGACCAGGGCGGCTGCTTCGAGGACTCGCGCCCGACGACGCACGCCGAGCCCACCTATCGGGTGCACGACTCGACGTTCTACGCGGTCGCCAACATGCCCGGCGCGGTGCCCCACACCTCGACCCGTGCGCTGACGAACGTGACGCTGCCGTACGCCGTCGAGCTCGCGAACCTCGGCTGGCAGGAGGCGCTGCGCGCCGACGCGACCCTCGCCAAGGGGCTCAACACGCACGCCGGGGCGGTCACGCACCCGGGCGTCGCACAGGCGCACGGGCTGGCGCTCGCGGACATCGGTCTGTAG
- a CDS encoding alpha/beta fold hydrolase, whose translation MLLAHDDARPAGEAAPAVVLLHAGVADRRMWEHIAGHLAHTFRVVRPDLRGFGDTPLPPQEYADADDVAALLDHLGIAEAAVVGSSFGGRVALELAARHPARVRQLVLLNPGLRGVEPTQDAQAFDAAESALLEAGDIEGAVRLNIATWLGPDAALSTREALAAMLRHALEVQAEAEGALSEHGPRQVLVDVDLMRIVVPTLVVSGAHDLDHYRQVAARVAASAPGAEHTELAWAAHLPALERPDAVVSLLLDTLRDDPGVHAP comes from the coding sequence ATGCTGCTCGCGCACGACGACGCCCGCCCCGCCGGCGAAGCCGCCCCCGCCGTCGTCCTGCTGCACGCAGGCGTCGCCGACCGGCGCATGTGGGAGCACATCGCTGGGCACCTCGCGCACACCTTCCGCGTGGTGCGGCCCGATCTGCGCGGGTTCGGCGACACCCCCCTACCCCCGCAGGAGTACGCCGACGCCGACGACGTCGCCGCGCTGCTCGACCACCTCGGCATCGCCGAGGCCGCCGTCGTCGGGTCCTCGTTCGGCGGGCGCGTCGCGCTGGAGCTGGCCGCACGCCATCCCGCGCGTGTGCGCCAACTGGTGCTCCTCAACCCCGGGTTGCGCGGCGTCGAGCCGACGCAGGACGCCCAGGCCTTTGATGCCGCCGAGAGCGCGCTGCTGGAGGCGGGCGACATCGAGGGCGCGGTGCGGCTCAACATCGCGACCTGGCTCGGCCCCGACGCGGCGCTGTCGACGCGTGAGGCGCTCGCCGCCATGCTGCGCCACGCGCTCGAGGTGCAGGCCGAGGCCGAGGGCGCCCTGTCCGAGCACGGGCCGCGGCAGGTGCTGGTCGACGTTGACCTCATGCGGATCGTCGTGCCGACGCTGGTCGTCTCTGGCGCACACGATCTGGACCACTACCGCCAGGTCGCCGCGCGCGTCGCGGCGTCGGCGCCCGGCGCCGAGCACACCGAGCTGGCGTGGGCAGCACACCTGCCGGCGCTCGAGCGCCCCGACGCCGTCGTGTCGCTGCTGTTGGACACGTTGCGCGACGACCCCGGGGTGCACGCGCCCTGA
- a CDS encoding DNA alkylation repair protein → MADGASSGARGRVDATAVLLTADALAAAIDAAGSPEAAAGAGRFFRTGPGQYGEGDVFVGVRVPVTRALVRRAVGMPGTEASALLASPVHEHRLAGLLVLVERYRRATAPRTRDDAERDALHARYLAQVRGGRVNNWDLVDASAEWLVGDWLLGPPAHGVAAVLDPLAASPSLWERRVAMLATFAFIKAGDAGPTLRYARRLLDDREDLIHKAVGWMLREVGKRVDAATLLAFLDENAPAMARTALSYASEHLDPAERVRLRAL, encoded by the coding sequence GTGGCCGACGGAGCATCGAGCGGCGCGCGGGGCCGCGTTGACGCGACGGCCGTCCTGCTCACGGCGGACGCGCTGGCCGCCGCGATCGACGCGGCGGGCTCGCCCGAGGCCGCGGCCGGCGCGGGCCGGTTCTTCCGGACCGGCCCCGGGCAGTACGGGGAGGGGGACGTCTTCGTGGGCGTCCGCGTGCCCGTCACGCGGGCTCTGGTGCGACGGGCGGTCGGGATGCCGGGCACCGAGGCGAGTGCGCTGTTGGCCAGCCCGGTGCATGAGCACCGTCTGGCGGGCCTGCTCGTGCTCGTCGAGCGCTATCGCCGCGCGACCGCGCCGCGCACACGCGACGACGCCGAGCGTGACGCGCTGCACGCCCGCTACCTCGCGCAGGTCCGTGGCGGGCGGGTCAACAACTGGGACCTGGTCGACGCGTCGGCGGAGTGGCTCGTGGGGGACTGGCTGCTCGGCCCGCCTGCGCACGGCGTCGCCGCGGTGCTCGACCCGCTGGCGGCGTCGCCGTCCCTGTGGGAGCGGCGCGTGGCGATGCTCGCGACGTTCGCGTTCATCAAGGCGGGTGACGCTGGTCCGACGTTGCGCTATGCGCGGCGGCTGCTCGACGATCGCGAGGACTTGATCCACAAGGCGGTGGGCTGGATGCTGCGCGAGGTCGGCAAGCGCGTCGACGCCGCGACTCTGCTCGCGTTCCTCGACGAGAACGCACCGGCCATGGCGCGCACAGCGCTCTCCTACGCGTCCGAGCACCTTGACCCGGCCGAGCGGGTGCGGCTGCGCGCACTGTGA
- a CDS encoding helix-turn-helix transcriptional regulator — protein sequence MADRSEDRLRELALLRRVRDRMDREYAQPLDVAALARGVHLSAGHLSRQFKAAYGESPYSYLMTRRVERAMAMLRGSDLSVTEVCFAVGFSSLGTFSTRFAELVGMAPSVYRREARGHAAGLPSCVVKRATRPVRNREARPTAAVLR from the coding sequence GTGGCCGATCGGAGCGAGGACCGTCTGCGCGAGCTCGCGCTGCTGCGGCGTGTGCGTGACCGCATGGACCGGGAGTACGCCCAACCGCTCGACGTCGCGGCGCTGGCCCGCGGCGTGCATCTGTCGGCGGGGCATCTGAGCCGCCAGTTCAAGGCCGCCTACGGGGAGTCGCCGTACAGCTACCTGATGACCCGCAGGGTCGAGCGGGCGATGGCGATGCTGCGCGGCAGCGACCTGTCGGTGACGGAGGTGTGCTTCGCGGTCGGATTCTCCTCGTTGGGCACCTTCAGCACGCGATTCGCCGAGCTCGTGGGCATGGCGCCGAGCGTCTACCGGCGCGAGGCACGCGGGCACGCCGCAGGGTTGCCCTCGTGCGTGGTCAAGCGCGCGACGCGACCGGTCAGGAATCGAGAAGCGAGGCCCACCGCTGCCGTCCTACGTTGA
- the lnt gene encoding apolipoprotein N-acyltransferase, with the protein MSRPPATFWASRPVTLLLSVPVGAALWAAFPDLAWWPLGLVAVALLHLALRRDHAGWNFLVGLVAGLVFFVPHLYWAYVATALVPWFALSLLAALGPAVFSAAWTWTRRLPWVRDRAWAHVLAFATLWTAVEEWRSEVPFGGFPWGRMAWSVAAAPTGRAAWLGGTPLVSFLVAGAGVLLALAVGRAVAAARDPRARRGHLVAAAAGAVVAAVGVVGPTWLPLPTAGDEQAVANPPATSAVEAPDRSVFVDAGTGAQQAGVLRVGAVQGNVSEPGLGSFYNRAEVLNNHLDGTRAIADDTDTRAARDEPEPGVDVVLWPENGSDLDPQVARDVARALDAASERVEAPILVGAQEFPETGGRYNVLLLWQDGQGVISRYAKQRPAPFAEYIPMRSVARLFTDQVDRVTTDMFAATNPPIIELPSPRLGRTVRLGTAICFEVAYDDILRDAVRRGAEVLVVPTNNASFGVTPQSAQQLQMTRLQAIANGRATVQISTVGISGVVAPDGTLVARTGLFTADHLSAELPLRTSWTPAVAAGHWPAWTLSAGGGLLTLAGLATSLRRRRAA; encoded by the coding sequence CTGGCGTGGTGGCCGCTCGGACTGGTCGCCGTGGCCCTGCTCCACCTGGCGCTGCGTCGGGATCACGCCGGCTGGAACTTCCTGGTCGGGCTGGTCGCCGGGCTCGTGTTCTTCGTGCCGCACCTGTACTGGGCGTATGTCGCGACGGCGCTGGTCCCGTGGTTCGCGTTGAGCCTGCTCGCGGCGCTCGGCCCCGCGGTGTTCTCCGCGGCCTGGACGTGGACGCGTCGGCTGCCGTGGGTGCGCGACCGGGCGTGGGCGCACGTGCTGGCGTTCGCGACGCTGTGGACCGCGGTCGAGGAGTGGCGTTCGGAGGTGCCGTTCGGCGGCTTCCCGTGGGGGCGAATGGCGTGGTCGGTCGCCGCAGCGCCGACGGGGCGCGCCGCGTGGCTCGGCGGCACGCCGCTCGTCTCGTTCCTGGTCGCGGGCGCGGGCGTGCTGCTGGCCCTCGCGGTCGGCCGCGCGGTGGCGGCCGCGCGCGATCCGCGCGCCCGCCGCGGGCACCTGGTGGCGGCCGCGGCGGGCGCCGTCGTCGCGGCGGTGGGCGTCGTCGGGCCGACCTGGCTTCCGCTACCGACCGCAGGCGACGAGCAGGCCGTCGCCAACCCCCCGGCGACCAGCGCCGTCGAGGCGCCGGACCGATCGGTGTTCGTCGACGCCGGCACGGGCGCCCAGCAGGCGGGCGTGCTGCGGGTCGGGGCGGTGCAGGGCAACGTGAGCGAGCCCGGCCTGGGCTCGTTCTACAACCGCGCCGAGGTGCTCAACAACCACCTCGACGGCACCCGCGCCATCGCCGACGACACCGACACCCGCGCGGCGCGCGACGAGCCCGAGCCGGGTGTCGACGTCGTGCTGTGGCCCGAGAACGGCTCCGACCTGGACCCACAGGTGGCCCGCGACGTCGCCCGTGCCCTCGACGCCGCGAGCGAGCGCGTCGAGGCGCCCATCCTGGTGGGCGCGCAGGAGTTCCCCGAGACGGGCGGGCGCTACAACGTGCTGCTGTTGTGGCAGGACGGTCAGGGTGTGATCTCGCGGTACGCCAAGCAGCGTCCCGCGCCATTCGCGGAGTACATCCCGATGCGATCGGTCGCGCGGCTGTTCACCGACCAGGTCGACCGGGTCACCACGGACATGTTCGCCGCGACGAACCCTCCCATCATCGAACTGCCGTCCCCGCGCCTGGGACGGACCGTGCGCCTCGGCACGGCGATCTGCTTCGAGGTCGCCTACGACGACATCCTGCGCGACGCCGTGCGCCGCGGCGCGGAGGTGCTCGTCGTGCCGACCAACAACGCGTCCTTCGGCGTCACCCCGCAGTCAGCGCAGCAGCTGCAGATGACGCGCCTGCAGGCCATCGCCAACGGGCGCGCCACGGTGCAGATCTCGACCGTGGGGATCAGCGGTGTCGTCGCGCCGGACGGCACGCTCGTGGCCCGCACGGGCCTGTTCACCGCCGACCACCTGTCCGCCGAGCTGCCGCTGCGCACCTCCTGGACCCCGGCGGTCGCGGCCGGGCACTGGCCTGCGTGGACCCTCAGCGCCGGCGGCGGACTGCTGACCCTCGCGGGGCTGGCGACGAGCCTGCGCCGTCGCCGCGCGGCCTGA
- a CDS encoding RNA polymerase-binding protein RbpA, with protein MPDRSLRGMSIGAKSMESDEGVDFAPRFQAYYDCPNGHTIILPFATDAEVPPVWECRCGEEALLRDAERPEPKATKPQRTHWDMLLERRTVAELEELLDERLELLRAGKLRRGA; from the coding sequence ATGCCCGACCGCTCCCTGCGAGGTATGAGCATCGGCGCCAAGAGCATGGAGTCGGACGAGGGCGTCGACTTCGCCCCCCGCTTCCAGGCCTACTACGACTGCCCCAACGGGCACACCATCATCCTGCCGTTCGCGACCGACGCCGAGGTCCCCCCCGTGTGGGAGTGCCGTTGCGGCGAGGAGGCGCTGTTGCGCGACGCTGAGCGGCCCGAGCCCAAGGCGACCAAGCCGCAGCGCACCCACTGGGACATGCTGCTGGAGCGGCGCACCGTCGCCGAGCTTGAGGAGCTGCTCGACGAGCGCCTTGAGCTGCTGCGCGCGGGCAAGCTGCGCCGCGGCGCCTGA
- a CDS encoding FMN reductase: MGTSRTLVTISAGLSVPSSTRLLADRLTEAATRALEQAGHPVRVESIELRDHAHAVVDAMLTGFPAGDLAAALETLAAADGVIAVTPLFTTTYSGLFKSFVDILDKDALRGLPVLLGATGGTPRHSLALDYSVRPLFTYLRADALPTAVFAATDDWAGEGDQVNPLPDRILRAGRELAERMAAREPRGRSNPFESTPSFADLLADGGVAP, from the coding sequence ATGGGCACGAGTCGCACGCTCGTCACCATCTCGGCGGGGCTGTCGGTCCCGTCCTCGACACGGCTGCTCGCCGACCGCCTCACCGAGGCGGCGACGCGCGCGCTCGAGCAGGCCGGCCACCCCGTCAGGGTCGAGTCGATCGAGTTGCGCGACCACGCGCACGCCGTCGTCGACGCCATGCTGACGGGCTTCCCCGCGGGGGACCTCGCGGCGGCGCTCGAGACCCTCGCGGCGGCCGACGGCGTCATCGCCGTCACGCCGCTGTTCACCACGACCTACTCGGGCCTGTTCAAGTCGTTCGTCGACATCCTCGACAAGGACGCCCTGCGCGGCCTGCCGGTGCTGCTCGGCGCGACCGGGGGGACGCCGCGGCACTCGCTCGCGCTCGACTACTCGGTGCGACCGCTGTTCACGTACCTGCGCGCCGACGCCCTGCCGACGGCCGTGTTCGCCGCGACCGACGACTGGGCGGGCGAGGGCGACCAGGTCAACCCGCTCCCGGACCGCATCCTCCGGGCCGGGCGCGAGCTGGCGGAACGCATGGCGGCGCGTGAGCCGCGGGGACGCTCGAACCCCTTCGAGTCGACCCCGAGCTTCGCCGACCTGCTCGCGGACGGCGGCGTCGCGCCCTGA
- a CDS encoding VOC family protein gives MDITIHSSFLPHTDPEASLAFYRDALGFEVRLDVGQGTMRWVTVGPKGQPDTAIVLHPPFADPGVTADERRTIVEMMAKGTFATIVLATPDLDATFEAVAATGAEVVQEPTDQPYGVRDAAFRDPAGNHVRLNQVDRPRP, from the coding sequence ATGGACATCACCATTCACTCCAGTTTCCTGCCGCACACCGACCCCGAGGCCTCGCTGGCCTTCTACCGTGACGCGCTCGGCTTCGAGGTCCGCCTCGACGTCGGGCAGGGCACGATGCGCTGGGTCACGGTCGGTCCCAAGGGCCAGCCGGACACCGCGATCGTGCTGCACCCACCGTTCGCCGACCCGGGCGTCACGGCGGACGAGCGCCGCACCATCGTCGAGATGATGGCCAAGGGCACGTTCGCCACGATCGTGCTGGCCACACCCGACCTCGACGCGACGTTCGAGGCTGTCGCGGCGACGGGCGCCGAGGTCGTGCAGGAGCCCACCGACCAGCCCTACGGCGTGCGTGACGCGGCGTTCCGGGACCCGGCCGGCAACCACGTGCGCCTCAACCAGGTCGACCGTCCGCGGCCCTGA
- a CDS encoding LLM class flavin-dependent oxidoreductase, whose protein sequence is MQFGIFSVSDVTTDPVTGHTPDDTERVRSMLTIAKHADEAGLDVFATGEHHNPPFVASSPTTMLGYLAGVTKNITLSTATTLITTNDPVRLAEEYAMLQVISEGRMDLMMGRGNTGPVYPWFGKDIRQGIPLAIENYALLRRLWTEDVVDWQGKFRTPLQGFTSTPRPLDGVPPFVWHGSIRSPEIAEQAAYYGDGFLHNNIFWPMSHTKQMIAFYRQRFEHYGHGRADQAIVGLGGQVFVRKNSQDAIDEFRPYFDVAPVYGHGPSMEDFTRETPLTVGSPQQVIDRYGAFVDEVGYYQRQLFLVDHAGLPLKTVLEQIDLLAQDIVPELRRIAEAKRPADDVPLNPPTHAERVAAALAAGELGAGHVGGTEDRWTGLRAEEGDPQHLEPTAGRAFGL, encoded by the coding sequence GTGCAGTTCGGAATCTTCTCGGTCAGTGACGTGACCACGGACCCCGTCACGGGACACACGCCCGACGACACCGAGCGCGTCCGGAGCATGCTGACCATCGCCAAGCACGCCGACGAGGCGGGCCTTGACGTCTTCGCGACCGGCGAGCACCACAATCCGCCGTTCGTCGCCTCCAGCCCGACGACGATGCTCGGCTACCTGGCCGGAGTGACCAAGAACATCACGCTGTCGACCGCGACCACCCTGATCACGACCAACGACCCGGTGCGCCTGGCCGAGGAGTACGCGATGCTCCAGGTCATCAGCGAGGGCCGGATGGACCTCATGATGGGCCGCGGCAACACCGGCCCGGTGTACCCGTGGTTCGGCAAGGACATCCGCCAGGGCATTCCGCTGGCGATCGAGAACTACGCGCTGCTGCGCCGTCTGTGGACCGAGGACGTCGTCGACTGGCAGGGCAAGTTCCGTACCCCGTTGCAGGGCTTCACCTCGACGCCGCGCCCGCTCGACGGCGTGCCCCCGTTCGTGTGGCACGGCTCGATCCGCAGCCCCGAGATCGCCGAGCAGGCCGCCTACTACGGCGACGGGTTCCTGCACAACAACATCTTCTGGCCCATGAGCCACACCAAGCAGATGATCGCGTTCTACCGCCAGCGCTTCGAGCACTACGGCCACGGCCGCGCCGACCAGGCGATCGTGGGCCTGGGCGGTCAGGTGTTCGTCCGCAAGAACTCCCAGGACGCGATCGACGAGTTCCGTCCCTACTTCGACGTGGCGCCCGTCTACGGGCACGGCCCCTCGATGGAGGACTTCACGCGCGAGACGCCGCTGACGGTCGGCTCGCCGCAGCAGGTCATCGACCGCTACGGCGCGTTCGTCGACGAGGTCGGCTACTACCAGCGCCAACTCTTCCTCGTCGACCACGCCGGCCTTCCGCTCAAGACCGTGCTGGAGCAGATCGACCTCCTGGCGCAGGACATCGTGCCCGAGCTGCGCCGCATCGCCGAGGCCAAGCGCCCCGCCGACGACGTCCCCCTCAACCCGCCGACGCACGCCGAGCGCGTGGCCGCAGCGCTGGCCGCGGGAGAGCTCGGCGCCGGGCACGTCGGCGGCACCGAGGACCGCTGGACCGGCCTGCGGGCCGAGGAGGGCGACCCCCAGCACCTCGAGCCGACCGCCGGCCGCGCCTTCGGTCTGTGA